One part of the Neodiprion virginianus isolate iyNeoVirg1 chromosome 3, iyNeoVirg1.1, whole genome shotgun sequence genome encodes these proteins:
- the LOC124301216 gene encoding uncharacterized protein LOC124301216, protein MSHRYKLRSVAEVKKICEREETEEGNDRLSSDEESDYIEEVTNSESEETVSDLETTDESESESASQQYWVQTGRKRQRPTTQTSCDGRIPSVIYGHDGYQWYSTACQKIRHQNHSTSFLPGPVGEAWNAKTPLEAWSLLLNDTILEKIVRHTNEEIIRYRNSIETEKNVNHVYSNVEMHELKAFIGILYFMGLQKTSSANVDDLWSAGYGSVIYRATMSIHRYHFLSRMIRFDDKNTRPQRREMDKFAPIRLVWEIFTSNCTKFYIPASYCTIDEQLVSFSGRCPFKVYNGLKPDKYGIKIVMVNDSHTFYMYSAEPYLGKVTTDPGESVSSYYLRKLSKPLHGTLRNLTCGKWFSSVEIFDKMLQDHSLMMVGTIKRNRRQIPDSFRKAGPVSSTKFAFDGTKTLVCYTLQKKKIVLVLSTFHQTVEIDKESQKPEIIKFYNSTKGGTDTFNQMCLEYTTARKTSRWPIRIWMAMLDQAAINAMVLYNFNGNNQLLARRQFLKTLGRALIEPHLRAKLRTVNLRRNLRLYIEEILEIEKPIVRTKSTPTPGKRARCAFCPRSNDRKSRTVCAICNRILCEEHRTLYCPLCSECN, encoded by the exons ATGAGTCACCGATATAAATTGCGAAGTGTTGCGGAAGTCAAAAAAATCTGTGAGAGAGAAGAAACAGAAGAAGGAAATGACCGGCTTTCTTCAGATGAGGAAAGCGATTACATAGAAGAAGTAACAAACTCTGAATCCGAAGAAACTGTATCTGACTTGGAAACCACAGATGAAAGTGAATCAGAG TCTGCAAGTCAACAATATTGGGTCCAGACTGGAAGAAAACGTCAAAGGCCAACTACTCAAACGTCTTGTGATGGCAGAATACCCAGTGTCATTTATGGACATGACGGGTACCAGTGGTACTCAACGGCATGTCAAAAAATACGTCACCAAAATCATAGTACGAGTTTTTTGCCAGGTCCAGTTGGAGAAGCATGGAATGCTAAAACTCCACTCGAAGCATGGAGTTTACTCTTGAATGACACCATCCTGGAAAAAATCGTTCGTCATACGAATGAAGAAATTATACGATACCGAAATTCAatagaaacggaaaaaaatgtgaatcaTGTGTACAGCAATGTGGAAATGCATGAACTGAAAGCTTTTATCGGAATACTTTATTTCATGGGCTTGCAGAAAACTTCATCTGCAAATGTTGATGACTTGTGGTCTGCCGGTTATGGTTCGGTAATATATCGAGCAACAATGTCAATTCACAGGTACCACTTCCTCTCGAGGATGATACgatttgacgataaaaatacAAGGCCACAGCGGAGAGAAATGGATAAATTTGCCCCAATACGCTTAGTGTGGGAAATCTTCACCTCTAACTGTACAAAGTTTTACATACCAGCATCATATTGCACAATTGATGAACAATTGGTTTCATTCTCAGGACGTTGTCCATTTAAAGTGTACAATGGCTTAAAGCCCGATAAATATGGCATAAAAATCGTTATGGTAAATGATTCACATACTTTTTATATGTACAGCGCGGAGCCATATTTAGGGAAAGTGACGACGGACCCTGGGGAGAGTGTTTCATCCTATTACTTGCGAAAATTATCCAAGCCACTACATGGGACCTTGAGAAATCTGACGTGTGGCAAATGGTTTTCTTCTGTTGAGATCTTCGATAAGATGTTACAAGATCATTCCCTAATGATGGTCGGGACCATCAAAAGAAATAGGAGACAAATTCCCGATAGTTTCAGAAAAGCAGGGCCTGTTTCATCCACAAAATTTGCATTCGATGGTACGAAAACATTAGTTTGTTACACTctacaaaagaagaaaattgttcTAGTACTTTCAACCTTCCATCAAACTGTTGAAATCGATAAGGAGTCACAAAAACcagaaattatcaaattttacaactcaACGAAAGGTGGTACAGACACATTTAATCAAATGTGCCTTGAGTATACCACCGCGAGAAAAACCTCAAGATGGCCTATAAGAATTTGGATGGCCATGCTCGATCAAGCAGCCATCAACGCAATGGTACTCTACAATTTCAATGGGAACAACCAGCTGCTGGCTAGAagacaatttttgaaaactttagGTAGAGCATTGATCGAGCCTCACCTACGCGCGAAACTGCGGACTGTAAATCTACGTCGGAACTTGCGATTGTATATTGAAGAAATTCTGGAAATTGAAAAGCCTATCGTTCGCACAAAGAGTACCCCCACCCCCGGAAAGCGGGCAAGGTGTGCTTTTTGCCCAAGATCTAACGATCGAAAATCCCGTACTGTTTGTGCAATTTGCAATCGAATTTTGTGCGAAGAACATCGTACACTCTACTGCCCACTGTGCAGCGAATGTAACTAA